In Spirosoma aureum, a single genomic region encodes these proteins:
- a CDS encoding outer membrane protein assembly factor BamB family protein: MKRSILPVLFLFAIILTAAQLTYIPGEPESATDWPEYLGGADRNHYSTLTQLNTDNVRQLKVAWEYHSRDSGQVQCNPIIVDGTLFGVTASNQIFALDAATGQQKWRYVEPDAKTFNTNRGVTYWKSTNSGDTEPARLLYAYGSWLYAINAQTGQPIPGFGENGRVSLKVGLGESAKDKFVISNTPGTLFEDLLVMPLRVSEGADAVPGSIQAFNVRTGKLVWVFHTIPHPGEYGYETWPKEVYKNTEVGAANNWAGMAVDRKRGILYVPTGSAGFDFYGGNRKGQNLFANCLLALDARTGKRIWHYQLVHHDIWDRDLPAPPNLITLHQHGKAIDAVAQVTKSAHVFIFDRVTGKPLFPIREMPVPKSSLPDEMAWPTQPIPTLPAPFARQTIAETELSPYATNRDSLIAQYRRAKKGPFQPLSKTPTLLLPGADGGPEWGGAAVDPEGILYVNANEMAWMFSLSATPKVDELAHLSPGNRLYTTYCVACHGSDRKGNPSSGYPSLVNIGQRRDREYVAKLITSGKGMMPGFSVITTAQKQELLAFLFNDEKVETVATTSGMAAKPGPYVPYRFNGYTKFLDSKGYPAIKPPWGTLTAINLNTGHQIWQKTLGEFPELTKQGILPTGTENYGGPVITKGGLLFIAATKDGMFRAYDKKTGQLIWQTQLPAAGFATPSTYEVNGKQYVVVACGGTKLGTPKGDSYIAFALP, translated from the coding sequence ATGAAACGTAGTATTCTTCCTGTTCTTTTTTTATTCGCCATTATCTTAACGGCTGCCCAACTGACCTATATACCTGGTGAACCCGAGTCAGCTACCGACTGGCCGGAGTATCTGGGAGGGGCAGACCGGAATCATTATTCAACGCTAACTCAGCTCAATACAGATAACGTTCGTCAGCTTAAGGTTGCCTGGGAGTATCATTCCCGAGACTCGGGACAGGTACAGTGCAACCCGATTATTGTAGATGGTACGCTCTTTGGTGTAACGGCATCGAATCAGATTTTTGCGCTCGATGCCGCTACGGGTCAGCAGAAGTGGCGTTATGTAGAACCAGATGCCAAAACGTTCAATACCAACCGGGGCGTTACGTATTGGAAAAGTACTAACAGCGGAGACACCGAACCCGCACGACTTTTGTATGCCTATGGCTCCTGGCTCTATGCGATCAATGCCCAGACTGGACAACCGATTCCCGGCTTTGGCGAGAATGGCCGGGTTAGTCTTAAAGTCGGATTAGGGGAATCGGCGAAGGATAAATTTGTGATTTCGAATACGCCGGGTACACTCTTTGAGGATCTATTAGTCATGCCGCTACGCGTTTCGGAAGGAGCGGATGCGGTCCCTGGTTCGATTCAGGCGTTTAATGTCCGGACGGGAAAATTGGTCTGGGTCTTTCATACCATTCCGCATCCAGGCGAATATGGGTATGAAACCTGGCCTAAAGAAGTTTATAAAAATACCGAAGTGGGAGCTGCCAATAACTGGGCAGGCATGGCGGTCGATCGTAAGCGCGGAATTTTGTACGTACCGACGGGTTCGGCTGGGTTTGATTTTTATGGCGGAAATCGCAAAGGCCAGAACCTGTTCGCCAATTGCTTACTGGCACTGGACGCCCGGACTGGCAAACGAATCTGGCATTATCAACTGGTTCATCATGACATCTGGGATCGCGATTTACCAGCTCCGCCCAACCTGATTACCCTTCACCAGCATGGAAAAGCAATTGATGCTGTAGCACAGGTAACCAAGAGTGCCCATGTCTTTATTTTTGATCGCGTAACGGGAAAACCACTTTTCCCGATTCGGGAGATGCCCGTTCCTAAATCGTCCTTGCCTGATGAAATGGCCTGGCCAACGCAACCCATTCCAACTTTGCCAGCCCCTTTTGCCCGGCAAACCATTGCCGAAACGGAGTTAAGTCCCTATGCTACCAATCGTGATTCGCTGATAGCGCAGTATCGACGGGCAAAAAAAGGACCGTTCCAGCCGTTAAGTAAAACGCCTACGCTACTCTTGCCTGGTGCCGACGGTGGGCCGGAATGGGGCGGTGCTGCCGTTGATCCCGAGGGCATTCTGTATGTCAATGCCAACGAGATGGCCTGGATGTTCAGCCTTAGTGCTACGCCTAAAGTGGACGAACTGGCTCATTTAAGTCCCGGTAATCGACTCTATACAACCTATTGTGTGGCCTGTCATGGGTCGGACCGAAAAGGGAATCCGTCAAGTGGTTATCCATCCTTAGTGAACATCGGTCAACGGCGCGACCGGGAGTATGTTGCAAAACTGATTACCAGCGGTAAAGGAATGATGCCCGGCTTTTCAGTGATAACGACCGCACAAAAGCAGGAACTACTTGCGTTTTTATTTAACGATGAGAAAGTGGAAACAGTAGCTACGACCTCTGGTATGGCCGCTAAACCTGGTCCCTACGTTCCTTATCGTTTCAATGGATACACGAAATTTTTAGATAGTAAAGGTTACCCTGCCATCAAGCCACCCTGGGGTACATTAACCGCTATCAACCTCAATACAGGTCATCAGATTTGGCAAAAGACGCTGGGCGAGTTTCCCGAACTGACTAAACAGGGTATTCTGCCAACAGGCACCGAAAACTACGGTGGTCCTGTCATTACAAAGGGAGGTTTACTATTTATTGCGGCTACCAAAGATGGGATGTTTCGGGCCTATGATAAGAAAACTGGTCAATTGATATGGCAAACCCAACTGCCAGCGGCTGGCTTTGCCACGCCCAGCACTTACGAAGTGAATGGGAAACAATATGTCGTGGTTGCCTGCGGAGGTACCAAGCTAGGCACCCCCAAAGGGGATAGTTACATTGCCTTTGCGTTGCCCTGA
- a CDS encoding TonB-dependent receptor, with protein MKKTVRIKKKLIHLMKLSLLHISIAIMFAGVSLAREVTAQELLDRKINIRITNQDFISVLSSIEKQADVKFTYRPKLVMATQRMTLTVVNESLGQVLDRLLHPLQIKYKVIKNQIILSPLTTQSDEVRMQYQSDSPTESLADITVAGTVTDEKGEPLPGVTVVVKGTARGTTTDAHGVYRISVPDANSILLVSFVGYTTKEVSLGNRTEINVQLEASNNQLTEVVVTGYTTQQKKDIIGAVSVVKASDLTATPSANLVAQLQGRAAGVTVSSTGDPGSSASIRIRGFASYGNNNPLYVIDGVPTTDASRINPQDVESIQVLKDASSASIYGARAANGVIIITTKGGKMGKTTLTYDTYYGVQSTPLNRIPKLLNTSELLTYLDKTTATTFVDPIFGQHGSFAIPDRYIVSNGFKGGVSASDPRANPDLYTIADYTNPYQIFQTSPGTNWFDAMSQKGIIQSHQLTASGGNDKSTFSLGMNYFNQQGTFKNTGYDRYSLRLNSSFSPTSFLTVGENLQVSYDNRRGDATVIGETSAWAYALRSASFIPVYDIKGGYGGSLVGGTAGVGYNPVSYLERRKDWTNQNLRAFGNVFAQVNINKDLALRTSIGIDARNGTLQRAFLKEYEASQSRRVTQLTEASNNYLSWTWSNTLTYQKKIAQLHDIKVLLGTEAIKNTGRGLFGAKSNYDFESNNFLSLNTGLPQSLGDVSANDADINRNTLLFSNSLFSYFGRLDYILKDKYLFNATFRRDGSSLFGPAVRYANFPSLGVGWRISDEAFLKSVSWLNELKLRAGWGQMGSISNVPAFNQYSTYSAAPGSNYYDINGTNIGSTQGYGASSQGNLQTKWETTETTNIGLDANILQGKWSFAVDVYTKNTRDLLVPSLRNGLELLVTKPLVNLGTMRNTGIDLQITNQGRITSELKYDATLTFTHYKNQLTKLNDENTAQLVAASRITNALITTQGQAVSSFYGYQLDGFYNNQEEVNAGPKINGAPGVVGSWKYKDVNGDGNITTADRTVLGSPHPNFQMGLNLGFSWKGFDLSTFVFWNQGNQLYNYTKYFTYMGVLGGSVASGKLHDAWTPETAATARTPQLGVGATNGYTAFVTGNSSSFYVENGSYLRGKTIQLGYSFPKTLLKTIKLSNLRIYAQAQNFFTITKYTGADPDLGLVSGASVEQTASSDQNLGVDYSGYPNPRQFLLGLNVSF; from the coding sequence ATGAAAAAAACAGTACGAATCAAAAAAAAACTGATTCACCTCATGAAACTATCGCTCCTGCATATTTCGATAGCGATCATGTTCGCAGGGGTGTCTTTGGCTCGGGAAGTTACAGCCCAGGAACTCTTGGATCGAAAAATAAACATACGGATCACTAACCAGGACTTTATCAGTGTCCTGAGCAGTATTGAGAAGCAGGCGGATGTAAAGTTTACCTACCGACCAAAACTCGTGATGGCCACCCAACGGATGACGCTCACGGTCGTCAATGAATCCTTAGGGCAGGTTCTTGATAGGCTACTTCACCCCTTACAAATCAAATACAAAGTCATTAAGAATCAGATTATTTTATCGCCCTTAACAACGCAATCCGATGAAGTAAGGATGCAGTATCAATCAGATTCCCCGACCGAATCCCTGGCGGATATAACTGTTGCCGGGACGGTTACAGATGAAAAAGGCGAACCACTACCCGGTGTCACGGTGGTGGTTAAAGGAACTGCCCGGGGCACAACAACTGACGCGCACGGTGTTTACCGGATTAGTGTTCCCGATGCGAACTCGATTTTACTGGTCAGCTTCGTCGGCTATACGACAAAGGAGGTTTCGCTTGGTAACCGAACCGAAATCAATGTTCAACTGGAAGCGAGTAATAATCAGCTCACCGAAGTAGTCGTCACAGGTTATACCACCCAGCAGAAAAAAGACATCATTGGGGCCGTATCCGTCGTGAAAGCCAGCGACCTAACTGCTACACCATCTGCCAATCTGGTCGCCCAATTACAGGGGAGAGCCGCCGGGGTTACGGTTAGCAGTACGGGCGATCCTGGTAGCTCGGCCTCTATCCGTATCCGTGGCTTTGCCTCCTATGGAAACAACAACCCACTCTACGTAATCGACGGTGTTCCAACAACCGATGCCTCGCGAATTAATCCGCAGGATGTAGAATCGATTCAGGTGCTGAAGGATGCGTCCTCGGCATCGATCTATGGGGCCAGAGCTGCCAATGGCGTCATCATTATAACGACAAAAGGCGGAAAAATGGGCAAAACGACCCTTACCTACGATACCTATTATGGTGTCCAGTCGACCCCGCTCAACCGAATTCCCAAGCTATTAAACACGAGTGAATTACTAACGTATCTGGATAAAACGACCGCAACCACGTTTGTGGACCCAATTTTTGGCCAGCATGGCTCGTTTGCCATTCCTGATCGTTACATCGTTAGCAATGGATTTAAAGGGGGCGTCTCGGCGAGTGATCCCCGCGCGAATCCAGATCTATATACAATCGCTGATTATACGAATCCTTACCAGATTTTTCAGACCAGTCCAGGCACCAACTGGTTCGATGCCATGTCACAAAAGGGCATCATTCAGAGTCATCAGCTAACGGCTAGCGGTGGCAACGATAAATCGACCTTTTCGCTGGGCATGAATTATTTTAATCAGCAGGGCACTTTTAAAAACACGGGCTACGATCGCTATTCGCTACGACTTAATTCCAGCTTTAGCCCCACATCTTTTTTAACCGTGGGCGAAAACCTTCAGGTATCGTACGACAACCGGCGGGGCGATGCTACCGTAATTGGCGAAACCAGTGCCTGGGCGTATGCGCTCCGAAGTGCGTCGTTTATACCTGTTTATGACATTAAGGGTGGCTATGGAGGATCGCTGGTGGGTGGAACTGCCGGTGTTGGCTATAATCCGGTATCGTATCTGGAGCGTCGGAAAGACTGGACCAACCAAAATCTAAGAGCATTCGGGAATGTCTTTGCACAGGTGAACATCAACAAAGACCTGGCCCTGCGAACATCTATCGGTATTGATGCGCGCAATGGAACGCTTCAGCGGGCCTTTTTAAAAGAGTACGAGGCCAGCCAGTCACGACGAGTGACCCAGTTGACCGAGGCTTCGAATAATTACCTGAGCTGGACGTGGAGTAACACGCTGACGTACCAGAAAAAGATTGCTCAGTTGCACGACATAAAGGTTTTGCTCGGTACCGAAGCCATTAAAAATACGGGTCGCGGTTTGTTTGGGGCCAAGAGTAACTATGATTTTGAATCCAACAATTTCCTTTCGCTCAATACGGGTTTGCCGCAGTCGCTGGGCGATGTTAGTGCTAATGACGCTGATATTAACCGGAATACGCTACTGTTCAGTAATTCGCTTTTTTCCTATTTCGGTCGGCTCGATTATATCTTAAAAGATAAGTATTTGTTTAATGCTACCTTTCGCCGGGATGGTTCATCGCTCTTTGGCCCAGCTGTGCGCTATGCCAATTTCCCATCTCTTGGGGTCGGCTGGCGCATTTCCGACGAAGCATTCCTGAAATCGGTTAGCTGGCTCAATGAATTAAAACTACGCGCTGGCTGGGGGCAGATGGGCAGTATTTCCAACGTACCCGCCTTCAATCAGTATTCAACCTACAGCGCTGCGCCGGGTAGTAACTACTACGATATTAATGGCACCAACATCGGCTCAACGCAGGGCTACGGGGCTAGTTCTCAGGGTAATTTGCAAACCAAGTGGGAAACCACAGAAACCACCAATATTGGTCTGGATGCCAACATTCTGCAAGGCAAATGGAGTTTCGCGGTCGACGTCTATACAAAAAACACGCGCGACTTACTGGTGCCGAGTCTGCGAAATGGACTGGAATTACTGGTAACCAAGCCATTGGTCAATTTGGGAACCATGCGTAACACGGGTATCGACCTGCAGATAACGAATCAGGGACGTATTACATCGGAGTTGAAATATGATGCAACCCTGACATTTACCCATTACAAAAACCAGTTGACCAAACTCAACGACGAGAATACCGCGCAGCTGGTAGCCGCTAGCCGGATAACCAATGCCCTGATTACAACACAGGGGCAGGCTGTCTCATCCTTTTACGGGTATCAACTGGATGGTTTTTATAATAATCAGGAGGAGGTCAATGCTGGTCCTAAAATCAATGGAGCGCCGGGTGTTGTAGGTTCCTGGAAATACAAAGACGTGAACGGAGATGGTAACATCACTACTGCCGACCGAACTGTACTCGGATCTCCTCATCCCAATTTTCAAATGGGACTGAACCTTGGCTTCAGTTGGAAGGGTTTTGATCTGAGCACTTTTGTGTTCTGGAACCAGGGAAATCAACTTTATAATTACACCAAGTATTTCACCTATATGGGCGTATTAGGCGGTTCTGTAGCTTCCGGGAAATTACATGATGCCTGGACACCCGAAACTGCCGCTACCGCCAGGACACCCCAATTGGGTGTAGGAGCCACCAATGGCTATACGGCCTTCGTGACGGGTAATTCGAGTTCATTTTATGTAGAAAATGGGTCGTACCTGCGGGGTAAAACCATCCAGTTGGGCTACAGCTTTCCCAAAACGTTGCTGAAAACCATCAAACTGAGTAACCTTCGTATCTACGCGCAGGCGCAGAATTTCTTCACCATTACCAAATACACCGGAGCCGATCCCGACTTAGGACTCGTATCGGGCGCATCAGTTGAACAAACGGCCAGCAGCGACCAGAATCTGGGCGTTGACTACTCCGGCTATCCCAATCCGCGTCAGTTTTTATTGGGCCTAAACGTATCCTTTTAA
- a CDS encoding FecR family protein: MYQNFSTDDFLQDPAFRKWVLQGTPSDDAFWADVLLNFPHQRVTIRQAREFLLTLHDQAEADFPSEQQVDSIYKQILENSQETPVRPLHRWSGWWVAASVGLLIAIGGWWFMQKNTPRIAYFDASRPLDSRLFEQVINTSATVQIVNLPDGSQASLEPRSQLQYRKAFADTIREVFLVGEAFFEVQKNPDKPFLVRANAITTKVLGTSFRVSAYEQDQQIKVMVKTGRVSVFPTQSQKHPDPEQDGLILTPNQQADFTKTDAHFTRSLIDKPIPIIPQTELLQFSFRNARLPEIFQAIEKTYGVELIFDEQQLSNCRLTTSLENENLFEKMDILCEAIGATYKLVDAQIIINSKGCD; this comes from the coding sequence ATGTACCAGAATTTTTCGACTGATGATTTTTTGCAGGATCCTGCTTTTCGTAAGTGGGTGCTGCAGGGAACGCCCAGTGACGATGCTTTCTGGGCGGACGTATTGCTAAACTTTCCCCATCAACGGGTTACTATTCGGCAGGCACGGGAATTTCTACTTACTTTACACGACCAGGCCGAGGCCGATTTCCCATCGGAACAGCAAGTTGATTCGATCTACAAACAAATTTTAGAAAATAGCCAGGAAACGCCTGTTCGACCGTTACATCGATGGTCGGGTTGGTGGGTAGCTGCCTCCGTTGGTCTACTGATTGCTATAGGTGGCTGGTGGTTTATGCAGAAAAATACCCCCCGAATCGCCTATTTTGATGCATCAAGGCCGCTTGATTCCAGGCTGTTTGAACAGGTCATTAATACGTCTGCCACCGTTCAGATAGTCAACTTGCCTGATGGAAGCCAGGCGTCACTGGAACCCCGTTCACAACTTCAGTATCGAAAAGCATTTGCCGATACCATCAGAGAGGTTTTCCTGGTTGGAGAAGCTTTTTTTGAGGTACAAAAAAATCCCGATAAACCCTTTCTGGTTCGTGCGAATGCAATTACGACAAAAGTATTGGGCACCAGTTTTCGCGTGAGCGCCTATGAACAGGATCAGCAAATCAAGGTGATGGTGAAAACGGGGCGAGTATCTGTTTTCCCGACCCAAAGCCAAAAACATCCTGACCCTGAACAGGACGGACTCATTCTGACTCCTAATCAGCAAGCCGATTTTACGAAGACGGACGCTCATTTTACCCGCTCGCTCATCGACAAACCAATCCCGATTATTCCGCAAACCGAGTTGCTGCAGTTCTCATTTCGGAATGCACGCCTGCCTGAGATTTTTCAGGCCATTGAAAAAACGTATGGGGTAGAGCTCATCTTCGACGAACAACAGTTGAGCAATTGCCGACTGACAACCTCGCTCGAAAACGAAAACCTATTTGAAAAAATGGATATACTCTGCGAAGCGATTGGAGCCACTTATAAACTAGTAGATGCCCAAATTATTATCAACAGTAAAGGCTGTGACTAA
- a CDS encoding RagB/SusD family nutrient uptake outer membrane protein: MQYATPTTNSQLLARWNGIFDGIGRANIVLKELAKATDPALTDVLKKQIEGEARFLRAFHHFEGKKIFGNIPFVDEKATDYKIPNTDASGNYVNIWPQLETDFKFAYDNLDEVKTGKGRVNKWTAGAYLAKAYLYQNKFTEAKVLFDIIIGQGKTSQGVKLDLTTGFGENFRIATQNSKESMLEVQSAIGDGASDNTNGFREAILCYPNGIAGGTNSWFYRPSQNLVNAFRTDENGLPLLDTYNDVDVTSNETVPDASPFTPYAGNLDPRLDHTVGRRGIPYLDWGMMTGVAFTAPPGESITNGGPFTGKKHVFSSVEYSSGQVVRASFGIASALNYDLMRFADVLLMAAECEVEVGSLDKAREYVNRVRARAAASPIKTLDGTANAAKYVISPYATAWASKDVARKAVRFERRIELGMEGHRFFDLVRWGIADQVINSEYLPKESVRRSLALGSGVKFTKNKSEYQPIPDYAITQSFVNGQPTLKQNPGY, encoded by the coding sequence ATGCAGTATGCAACTCCCACCACAAACTCACAATTACTGGCCCGCTGGAATGGTATTTTTGACGGTATTGGCCGGGCCAATATCGTCTTGAAAGAACTGGCCAAAGCAACCGATCCCGCTCTGACGGATGTCCTGAAAAAACAGATCGAGGGCGAGGCTCGTTTCCTCCGTGCTTTCCATCATTTTGAGGGGAAGAAGATCTTCGGCAACATTCCCTTCGTGGATGAAAAAGCTACCGACTACAAAATCCCGAATACCGATGCGAGTGGTAACTATGTCAACATCTGGCCCCAACTGGAAACCGATTTTAAATTCGCTTACGATAATCTGGACGAAGTAAAAACGGGAAAAGGCCGGGTCAACAAATGGACCGCCGGTGCGTATCTGGCTAAGGCGTATTTGTATCAGAATAAATTTACGGAGGCCAAGGTGTTATTTGACATCATCATTGGCCAGGGCAAAACCAGTCAGGGCGTAAAGCTGGACTTAACGACGGGCTTTGGCGAGAATTTTCGCATCGCGACGCAAAACAGTAAAGAGTCGATGCTGGAGGTACAAAGTGCCATTGGTGATGGGGCCAGCGACAATACGAACGGGTTTCGGGAAGCGATCCTTTGTTACCCGAACGGTATTGCGGGTGGCACGAACTCCTGGTTTTATCGACCATCGCAGAATCTGGTCAACGCGTTCCGCACCGACGAAAATGGCCTACCCCTGCTGGATACGTATAATGATGTAGATGTTACCTCGAATGAGACGGTTCCGGACGCCAGCCCGTTCACACCCTATGCGGGTAATCTTGACCCTCGTTTAGATCATACCGTTGGGCGCCGGGGTATTCCCTACCTGGATTGGGGTATGATGACGGGTGTAGCTTTCACGGCCCCTCCTGGCGAGTCGATTACCAATGGTGGACCCTTCACAGGCAAGAAGCACGTTTTCTCCTCAGTCGAGTATAGTTCGGGGCAGGTCGTTCGGGCTAGTTTTGGCATTGCCAGCGCCTTGAATTATGATCTGATGCGGTTTGCCGATGTATTGTTGATGGCGGCTGAATGTGAAGTAGAAGTCGGTAGCCTGGATAAAGCGCGTGAATATGTCAATCGTGTTCGTGCCCGCGCTGCGGCTTCTCCCATCAAAACGCTTGACGGAACTGCTAATGCCGCCAAGTATGTGATTAGTCCCTATGCTACGGCCTGGGCCAGCAAAGATGTTGCCCGAAAAGCCGTTCGTTTTGAACGAAGAATCGAGTTAGGAATGGAGGGGCACCGCTTCTTCGATCTGGTTCGCTGGGGCATTGCCGATCAGGTAATTAACAGCGAGTATTTACCTAAGGAAAGCGTGCGTCGTTCGCTGGCGTTGGGCAGCGGGGTTAAGTTTACAAAAAACAAAAGTGAATATCAGCCCATTCCAGATTATGCCATCACGCAAAGCTTTGTTAATGGCCAACCGACCCTGAAGCAAAATCCTGGTTATTGA